Part of the Bacillota bacterium genome, ACTGGTCGAGGTTGGGTTACAGCTGAGTACTCGCTGCTTCCCCGGGCCACCCAGGTTCGCAACCAGCGGGAGGCGACCAAGGGAAGAATTGGAGGACGGACACATGAGATCCAGCGCTTAATCGGCCGTTCCTTGCGGTCAGTGGTGGATCTGTCCGTCCTGGGGGAACGGACCATCTGGTTGGATTGTGACGTTATCCAGGCCGACGGGGGGACCCGCACAGCATCGATTACCGGGGCGTTTGTTGCTCTGGTTATGTCCCTGGAGCGGTTGCGTCAGAACCAACTGCTGACGACTATCCCGGTGGTTGATTATCTGGCGGCGACGAGTGTGGGGAAGATTGAGGATGAGATCCTTTTGGACCTGGTTTACGATGAAGATTCTCGGGCTCAGGTGGACATGAACGTCGTGATGACTGGCGGCGGGAAATTTGTGGAGATTCAGGGTACAGCGGAGGAATACCCTTTCACCCGTGTTGAGCTAGAACAACTACTGAGCTATGCGGAAAAGGGAATCCGGGAACTCATTGCCCAGCAGAAGATTATCCTGGGTCATATACTGCCGGGGTAGACAATCCTGCCCTTCCTTAGCTATCAGTAGTCCAAGCTTGCTGCAGTGCAACTGTAAAGAGAACTAGGGATTTTGCTTAGCAGCCGGCGTTAGTAGAAGCAGTAAAATATCAGATGATTAATGATGTGTTTGGAGTTATTATGATGCATACAATTGTTTTAGCTACAAAGAA contains:
- the rph gene encoding ribonuclease PH, which translates into the protein MRTDGRENDELRPVKMTTDYIKHAEGSVLIEVGDTKVICTATVEDKVPPFLKGTGRGWVTAEYSLLPRATQVRNQREATKGRIGGRTHEIQRLIGRSLRSVVDLSVLGERTIWLDCDVIQADGGTRTASITGAFVALVMSLERLRQNQLLTTIPVVDYLAATSVGKIEDEILLDLVYDEDSRAQVDMNVVMTGGGKFVEIQGTAEEYPFTRVELEQLLSYAEKGIRELIAQQKIILGHILPG